Within Coprobacter tertius, the genomic segment TTCGGTACGTATAACAATCTGCCCTTGCTCGCCATCTTCGGCCCAACGACCGTCGGGCGTAAGCAAATCGATATCGTACTGAGGATTAGCAATCCCCATCGATCCGGGTTTCGGCTCCACCCAAGGATAAGTCGCGATGGTAAGTGTCGTTTCGGTCTGGCCGAAACCTTCCATCAATTTAATCCCGGTTATCCGGTAAAACTCCTCATACACTTTAGGATTGAGAGCTTCTCCCGCAATAGTGCAATATTTGAGAGAAGAAATATCGTATCGGCTCATATCTTCCCGGATAAGAAAACGAAAAACAGTCGGAGGTGCACAAAAAGACGTTATACGATATTTCTCGATCATTTCCAAAACATCGGCCGGTGTAAACTTATCGAAATCATAAACGAAAACATTTGCTCCGGCAATCCATTGTCCGTATAATTTTCCCCATACGGCTTTTCCCCAACCCGTATCGGCTAATGTAAGGTGCAGACTGTCTTCGTGAAGATTATGCCAAAAACTGCCGGTAATTATATGCCCCAGGGGATAGGTAAAATCATGTGCCACCATTTTGGGATTACCGGTAGTGCCGGAAGTAAAATAAAGCAGTGAGATATCTTCATTGCTATTTATGTGATCAGGCTTCACAAAAGGTGCAGCGGCCTCGATCCCCTTATGAAAGTCATCCCAACCTTCGGGAATCGATGGTCCGATTGAAACCCGATGCCGTAACGATGGGGAGTCCTTTACAGAACGATCGACATGTCCCGTAACAATATCTTCACCTACAGCCACGATCATTTTTATATCGGCAGCATTGCACCGGTAAATAATATCTTTTTCGGTAAGTAAATGAGTAGCCGGGATACATACAGCACCCAATTTGTGTAAAGCGATAATCGAGAACCAAAATTCGAAGCGGCGCTTAAGAATAAGCATCACCATATCACCGTGTCCGATTCCCAACGATTGAAAATAAGAAGCGGTTTTATCACTTTCCCGTTTAATATCGGCATAGGTAAAATCGATATGTTCACCTTTATCATTCGTCCAGCAAAGGGCTTTTTTATCCGGATGCGTTTTTGCCCATTCATCCACTACATCGTAACCGAAATTAAAATCGAAAGGAACTTTAACTTTAAAGTTCTGCATAAAATCTTCCTGAGAAGAAAACGAGGTTTTATTTATAAATTTTTCTAACATATCGTCGGGATTCTGCTTAATGCCGATAATCGGCAAAATCGGATAATTAAATAATAACAGCCAAAAATTTTACGGTCTTTCCATCGAGTGCTTTCATTCCATGAGGCCTATTAGCATCGAAATAAATACTGTCCCCAGGACCGAGTTCCAGCGTCTTATCCCCAATCTGCAATAATACGCGCCCTTCTATAACCAGATTGAATTCCTGTCCCGGATGAGTATTTAAATGCACCGGCACCGAATCGGCATTAGGTTCTACCGTAACGATAAACGGATCGGCCTTACGGTTCATAAAACCCGCAGCCAGAGACTGGTATTTATAAGCTTTAGTACGTTCTACGGCTGCACCTTTCCCGGCACGCGTCAGAAAATAAGCATTCATGCGAGGTTCGTCGCCAAACATCAGAGCAGAAAGATCTATTCCGTATTTAACGCTTATCTGATGAAGTGTACTGACCGGAATATCTTTTTCACCGCTTTCGTAAGCAAGATACTGCTCTTCTGAAATTCCGCAAGAAGCAGCCATTTCCCGTGCACCGATATCCAGGGCATCCCGTAAACCGGCTAAACGCTCGGCAATTTGCTTTATCTGATCATTCATGTTATTTAATCCTTATGTTTAGTTTACAAAGTTAAAGAAAAGAGTTATAAATACAATAATTTGTTTTTTTAAATAAATATCCCCCTACATCTTTATTTGAATGTAGGGGGATAAATAAACTTTCAATTTTTATCAGCGTTTTCTATTCGCTGCCTTCTGCCGATCGTTAAGTATCTTTTTCGAAAAAGTCAACTCGGCCTTACGATATAAAAATAATTTCTCGGGAGAAAGGAATTTACTAAACCTTTCATAATATTCTTTATCCAAAAGTGCTTCTTTAACGGGTAATTCGACCATTGCATCAGCCACAGCTTTATACTCGGCTTCCGATACTTTCGATTGGCTACGGCCAATGTCTCTTACTTTCATTCGAGTTTCCCGACCGAGTTTAAATTTTTTATACTGATACTCGTCGTATAACGGAAAAAATAATTTCTGTTCTGCAGGAGTAAGTCCGATTTCCTGGGTAAGATATGCTTTTTTCTCGGCCCGAAATTGTTCGAAACGTTGCTTTTGCGCATTATTCGCCGGACCTTGAGCATAAGAATAACCTGCCGAAAGGGTAATCAACAACAGAAAAATAATAAAGCGTCTCATTTTTTTATTTATTTACTATCGATATTTTCAGCCCAATATTCATACAATGAATAATCGTCGACCTGCGTATATAAAATATAATCATCGACCAGACTTTCGGGAGAAACAGTCGTAGCCATTTCACTGCCCGTATTCATTACAGAACCGTCGGAAGACCCGGTAACAAACAACCTTATCATCAGGGCAATGCCGGCAAACATGGCTGCCATATACACAAAAGGCTTAATCCGATCCCACAATGTAACGGATTTGACATTAAGCTCTTGCTCGGGCAACTGTTGCATCAACCGCTCGTTGAAAGACTCGAAATAACCTTCCGGGACTTTAAATCCGCTTTTCCGGTCAAACTGTTTCAATATATTCTTATCTTTTCCCATATATCTTGTCTATTAGACAGCAATTAATCCAAAAGGTTTAATCTTCGGACGACAAATATTCCTCAATTTTTTTGGCAGCATGATGGTAAGACGCTTTGAGCGCTCCAACCGAAGTCCCCAATACCTGAGAAATATCTTCGTATTTCATATCGTCGTAATAACGCATGTTAAAAACAAGGCGTTGTTTTTCGGGTAAACGAAGCAGGGCTTTCTGAAAACGCTTTTGCAGCTCGTCTCCATCGAACCATTCATCGGCTTCGAGACGATCGGTCAGAAACAAATCTCCGTCGTCTATAGAAATATTCTGTTGCTGTCGCTGGCGATTAAGAAAGGTTAGGCATTCATTTACCGCGATACGATATAACCAAGTCGATAACCGGGCCTCAGCACGAAAGTAAGCAATATTGGTCCAGGCCTTCAAAAAAGTATTTTGCAGAAGATCATCGGCATCATCATGCGATATCACCATTTTACGTATCTGCCAATACAACGGTTCACTATACAATTGTACGACACGACCGAACGCGCTACGACACGTTTCGGGACGTTGCAATTGTTCTATTATTTCCTCTTCGTTGTAAGGTTGCATTATAATCAGGGTAACAAAGCGATGACCGAAATTCAGATTCGGCGGCTAATTTACGACAAAAAAAAGAGACCGCCTTTTTTCTATTGCTAAAAATCACTACATATAGTGATTGTACGCATTATTTTTTAGCAATTTCTTTGTTAACGAAAAACCGGGAGGTTTATTTCCTGTTTAATGTTAATAAATAAGAACTACAAACTTATGAAAAAACGTTTACTGTCTTTTTATTTAATTTTATTACCAGCTACAGCTTTTCCGGTTTATTATGCAGATAAAACCGAGAACGATTCGTCTTCCTACCGGAACTTCTATCTTCACGAAATCGAAATCGTATCTAATCCCAAGACAGAACTTAAAGCGTTCGGATTCCCGGGATCTGTCTCGATATTCGGAGAAAACAAAATCGAGAGTATGAACGTAACTTCGATGAAAGACCTTTCGACTCTCGCTCCGAATCTGTTTATTCCCGATTACGGCTCTAAACTCATCTCTTCGGTATATATCCGAGGAATAGGTTCGCGTATAAATTCTCCGGCAGTGGGTCTAAACGTCGATAATGTCCCTTATCTCGACAAAAGTGCTTTTGACTTCGATTTCCTGGATATCGAAAAAATAGAAGTTTTACGTGGTCCCCAAGGAACATTATACGGTCGCAATACTATGGCCGGACTTATAAACATATACACCAAATCGCCATTCGATTATCAGGGGACCAAAATAAAAGCCGGCTATGGGAATTACAATGCATGGCAGGCCGCAATATCCCATAGTCATAAAATTAACGATAAGATAGCGTTTTCAATCAGCGGACAATATCGTAAAGACGACGGATACTTCAAGAATATAACGACCGGAAAACGATCAGACATTTCAGAAGTTGCCGGAGGTAGAGCACAGGTTCAGTGGAGAATAAACCGAAGATTGAAAATTAATTTTACTTCCGATTTCGAATACAGCAAACAGGACGGTTACCCTTACAAAATGTATGAAGAAGAAACAAATAACTGGCAAGAAATAAGTTATAACGATCTGTCCTCGTACGAACGAAA encodes:
- a CDS encoding AMP-binding protein — translated: MLEKFINKTSFSSQEDFMQNFKVKVPFDFNFGYDVVDEWAKTHPDKKALCWTNDKGEHIDFTYADIKRESDKTASYFQSLGIGHGDMVMLILKRRFEFWFSIIALHKLGAVCIPATHLLTEKDIIYRCNAADIKMIVAVGEDIVTGHVDRSVKDSPSLRHRVSIGPSIPEGWDDFHKGIEAAAPFVKPDHINSNEDISLLYFTSGTTGNPKMVAHDFTYPLGHIITGSFWHNLHEDSLHLTLADTGWGKAVWGKLYGQWIAGANVFVYDFDKFTPADVLEMIEKYRITSFCAPPTVFRFLIREDMSRYDISSLKYCTIAGEALNPKVYEEFYRITGIKLMEGFGQTETTLTIATYPWVEPKPGSMGIANPQYDIDLLTPDGRWAEDGEQGQIVIRTEKGKPLGLFKEYYRDNEKTREAYHDNVYYTGDVAWRDEDGYYWFVGRADDVIKSSGYRIGPFEVESALMTHPAVVECAITGVPDEVRGQVVKATVVLAADYKAKAGDSLIKELQDHVKRVTAPYKYPRVIEFVEELPKTISGKIRRVEIRDKDNK
- a CDS encoding helix-turn-helix domain-containing protein; protein product: MNDQIKQIAERLAGLRDALDIGAREMAASCGISEEQYLAYESGEKDIPVSTLHQISVKYGIDLSALMFGDEPRMNAYFLTRAGKGAAVERTKAYKYQSLAAGFMNRKADPFIVTVEPNADSVPVHLNTHPGQEFNLVIEGRVLLQIGDKTLELGPGDSIYFDANRPHGMKALDGKTVKFLAVII
- a CDS encoding RNA polymerase sigma factor, whose amino-acid sequence is MQPYNEEEIIEQLQRPETCRSAFGRVVQLYSEPLYWQIRKMVISHDDADDLLQNTFLKAWTNIAYFRAEARLSTWLYRIAVNECLTFLNRQRQQQNISIDDGDLFLTDRLEADEWFDGDELQKRFQKALLRLPEKQRLVFNMRYYDDMKYEDISQVLGTSVGALKASYHHAAKKIEEYLSSED